One genomic segment of Acanthopagrus latus isolate v.2019 chromosome 14, fAcaLat1.1, whole genome shotgun sequence includes these proteins:
- the LOC119032893 gene encoding E3 ubiquitin-protein ligase TRIM39-like — protein MSAASCLLTEDQLLCGICLDVFNVPVTLPCGHNFCKSCIQQHWDSSTNCQCPSCKESFYKKLDLRVNTFISEMATQFRKSAGRSSCRAAKPGDVPCDVCTDTKMKAVRLCLVCLASYCETHLQPHLTASRLKKHQLTDPVENLEGRMCTIHDKPLELFCKTDQTCVCMLCPVLDHKSHEVIPLKEQFERKRAELGRREIEVHRMIQDRRLKILDIKQAFKLSKEAAEREMADGVQVFTTLMESLQRAQSDLIGMIEEMREETEKEVQSVIEVLEQEISELMKTRAEMEQLSRSKDHLHLIQNFASLDASIPTRDWTEVSVDLPSYEGTVKTAVDQLEETLGKEIKKLQHLAELHRAQQFAVDLTLDPDTAHAALILSDDGKQVYHGVKKKNVKDTSKRFNPSCCVLAKQSFSSGKFYFEAEVKDKTRWTLGVAKESVKRKGIIPMCPDNGHWTVWLKNGEEYAALVGSPLPLTVNSKLEKVGVFVDYDEGLVSFYDVDAMELLYTFAGFSFTEKLYPFFSPGLNDDGINSAPVIISKV, from the coding sequence ATGTCGGCTGccagctgtctgctgactgaGGACCAGCTTCTCTGCGgcatctgtctggatgtgttcaATGTTCCAGTCACTTTGCCGTGTGGACACAACTTCTGCAAAAGCTGCATCCAGCAGCACTGGGACAGCAGCACCAACTGTCAGTGCCCCTCGTGCAAAGAATCCTTCTATAAGAAGCTTGACCTGCGAGTCAACACTTTCATATCTGAGATGGCGACTCAGTTCAGAAAGTCAGCCGGACGAAGCAGCTGCCGGGCCGCCAAACCAGGAGACGTTCCCTGTGACGTCTGCACCGACACCAAAATGAAAGCTGTGAGGTTGTGTCTGGTGTGTCTGGCGTCCTACTGTGAgactcacctgcagcctcatcTGACGGCTTCGCGCCTGAAAAAACACCAGCTGACTGATCCTGTGGAGAATCTGGAGGGCAGGATGTGTACGATTCACGATAAACCTCTAGAGCTGTTCTGCAAGACCGACCAGACCTGCGTCTGCATGCTCTGCCCTGTTTTGGACCACAAGTCACACGAAGTCATCCCGCTGAAAGAACAATTTGAGAGAAAGAGGGCCGAGctggggaggagagagattgaAGTCCATCGAATGATCCAGGACAGACGGCTGAAGATTCTGGACATCAAACAAGCTTTTAAGCTCAGTAAGGAAGCTGCAGAGAGGGAAATGGCCGATGGTGTTCAGGTCTTCACCACTTTGATGGAGTCTTTGCAAAGAGCCCAGTCGGACCTCATCGGGATGATTGAAGAGATGcgggaggagacggagaaagaGGTCCAAAGTGTCATCGAAGTGTTGGAGCAGGAAATCTCTGAGCTGATGAAGACTCGAGCTGAGATGGAGCAGCTCTCACGCTCAAAAGACCACCTCCACTTAATCCAAAACTTTGCGTCCTTGGACGCCTCGATACCCACCAGAGACTGGACAGAGGTCAGCGTGGATCTGCCGTCATATGAGGGAACTGTGAAGACTGCTGTggatcagctggaggagactcTTGGCAAAGAGATCAAGAAGCTGCAGCACTTGGCCGAGCTGCACAGAGCCCAGCAGTTTGCAGTGGATCTGACTCTGGATCCTGATACAGCACATGCTGCTCTCATCCTGTCTGATGATGGCAAACAAGTATATCATGGTGTTAAGAAGAAGAACGTCAAAGACACGTCTAAAAGATTTAATCCCAGCTGCTGTGTCTTAGCCAAACAGAGCTTCTCCTCTGGAAAATTCTACTTCGAGGCCGAAGTCAAAGACAAGACTCGATGGACTTTGGGAGTGGCCAAGGAGTCAGTCAAAAGGAAGGGAATAATCCCGATGTGCCCAGATAACGGCCACTGGACTGTGTGGCTGAAGAATGGAGAAGAGTATGCTGCTCTGGTtggctctcctcttcctctcactgtgAACTCGAAGCTTGAGAAGGTGGGAGTGTTTGTGGATTATGACGAGGGTCTGGTCTCCTTCTATGACGTGGATGCGATGGAGCTTCTTTACACATTTGCTGGCTTCTCCTTCACTGAGAAACTGTACCCGTTCTTCAGTCCCGGTCTTAATGATGATGGCATAAACTCCGCCCCTGTGATCATTTCCAAAGTTTGA
- the LOC119032749 gene encoding tetraspanin-8-like, translating to MNCFISESLKKLKMGKINGCLKCLFIFFNVVFAIFGCLMVYGALKSSTYNHQLSAVGSPNMAWGWVFALGILGISCLGIYAGSSEKIILLKIFAGFMAVGMVIMMIFGIIIVVERNKLMSNIKNASSEIIEPLMEDREMREMLDAIQSSVRCCGIGSASDWGDSIPNSCACSGGGLYGGYGSSECKERPQGTSGPSRIYRETCSDFIMTWTNFLFQIVMGICFGFAVTALMGLLVSILMIHQVRRYDSAGGASIAMKSY from the exons ATGAACTGCTTCATCTCTGAGAGCCTCAAAAAACTGAAGATGGGGAAAATTAACGGATGCCTCAAATGCCTCTTTATCTTCTTCAATGTGGTGTTTGCA ATCTTTGGATGTCTGATGGTCTACGGAGCGCTGAAGTCCAGCACCTACAACCACCAG CTGTCGGCGGTCGGGAGTCCGAACATGGCGTGGGGTTGGGTGTTTGCCCTCGGGATTCTCGGCATCTCCTGCCTGGGAATCTACGCGGGCAGCTCTGAGAAAATAATCCTCCTCAAAATA TTTGCAGGATTCATGGCGGTTGGAATGGTCATCATGATGATCTTTGGCATCATTATCGTTGTTGAACGGAACAAg cTGATGTCAAACATCAAAAACGCCTCCTCTGAGATCATAGAGCCTTTAATGGAAGACCGGGAAATGAGAGAGATGCTTGATGCGATACAGTCATCc GTCCGTTGCTGTGGAATTGGGAGCGCCTCGGACTGGGGCGATTCAATTCCCAACTCCTGCGCCTGCTCTGGAGGTGGACTTTATGGAGGATATGGAAGCTCTGAATGTAAAGAAAGACCTCAG GGAACCTCAGGCCCAAGCAGGATCTACAGAGAG ACATGCAGTGACTTCATCATGACGTGGACCAACTTCTTATTCCAGATCGTCATGGGCATATGCTTTGGATTTGCTGTCACTGCA CTGATGGGCCTGCTGGTCTCCATCCTGATGATCCATCAGGTCAGGCGTTATGACAGCGCTGGAGGAGCGTCCATCGCTATGAAGAGCTACTGA
- the LOC119032524 gene encoding tetraspanin-6-like isoform X1, producing MWLKFPENITRLSQTAVMARCRSYLRGLAICVTVLLMVSGVVMIGVGFSSIDGNTPVAELFNQLSSSDGLLVLQVFGPITVILSVLGVCAATLDLKPLLLVFSALIFVEFVALMVVASPLVQVQAQLDGAVDEVFLNVTPLHKAEPYIQRELKKLQTSDSCCGLRSFDDWEDQLPDSCLCSPPTAPPTSHLPPSRQSGNTSSDGACVMADGDLRPRTSRVTEKWVHSKPCGPILKSYLSFPIKLRIGIISAFATIAITAIALCLALGLEEYWKTPPVETTVDDFNRVKYEPKPSLT from the exons ATGTGGTTGAAATTCCCAGAAAATATCA CTCGGCTCTCTCAGACGGCGGTCATGGCTCGCTGCAGGAGTTACTTACGAGGTCTCGccatctgtgtcactgtgctgctgatg gtgtcGGGCGTGGTGATGATCGGAGTCGGGTTCTCCTCCATCGATGGCAACACGCCGGTTGCCGAG TTGTTCAACCAGTTGTCGAGCAGCGATGGTCTTCTGGTGCTGCAGGTTTTCGGTCCCATCACAGTGATTCTGTCTGTTCTGGGCGTCTGTGCTGCGACGCTGGACCTCAaacctctgctgctggtg TTCTCGGCTCTGATATTTGTGGAGTTTGTGGCTCTGATGGTCGTCGCCTCGCCGCTGGTTCAGGTCCAGGCTCAG TTGGACGGCGCCGTGGACGAGGTGTTCCTGAACGTCACTCCTCTCCACAAAGCGGAGCCGTACATCCAGCGCgaactgaagaagctgcagaCGTCG GACTCGTGTTGTGGTCTGAGGAGTTTTGACGACTGGGAGGATCAACTTCCTGACTCCTGCCTCTGCTCGCCTCCCACCGCCCCGCCCACCTCCCACCTGCCGCCCAG CCGTCAGTCTGGTAACACGAGCTCAGACGGAGCCTGTGTGATGGCGGACGGTGACCTTCGACCTCGGACCTCTCGGGTCACAGAGAAATGGGTTCACTCGAAG CCCTGCGGTCCCATCCTGAAGAGCTACCTGAGCTTCCCGATCAAACTCAGGATAGGAATCATTTCAGCCTTCGCCACCATCGCG atAACGGCCATCGCTCTGTGTCTGGCGTTGGGTCTGGAGGAATATTGGAAGACGCCTCCGGTAGAAACGACCGTCGACGACTTCAACAGAGTGAAGTACGAACCCAAACCCTCCCTCacctga
- the LOC119032524 gene encoding CD63 antigen-like isoform X2: MARCRSYLRGLAICVTVLLMVSGVVMIGVGFSSIDGNTPVAELFNQLSSSDGLLVLQVFGPITVILSVLGVCAATLDLKPLLLVFSALIFVEFVALMVVASPLVQVQAQLDGAVDEVFLNVTPLHKAEPYIQRELKKLQTSDSCCGLRSFDDWEDQLPDSCLCSPPTAPPTSHLPPSRQSGNTSSDGACVMADGDLRPRTSRVTEKWVHSKPCGPILKSYLSFPIKLRIGIISAFATIAITAIALCLALGLEEYWKTPPVETTVDDFNRVKYEPKPSLT; this comes from the exons ATGGCTCGCTGCAGGAGTTACTTACGAGGTCTCGccatctgtgtcactgtgctgctgatg gtgtcGGGCGTGGTGATGATCGGAGTCGGGTTCTCCTCCATCGATGGCAACACGCCGGTTGCCGAG TTGTTCAACCAGTTGTCGAGCAGCGATGGTCTTCTGGTGCTGCAGGTTTTCGGTCCCATCACAGTGATTCTGTCTGTTCTGGGCGTCTGTGCTGCGACGCTGGACCTCAaacctctgctgctggtg TTCTCGGCTCTGATATTTGTGGAGTTTGTGGCTCTGATGGTCGTCGCCTCGCCGCTGGTTCAGGTCCAGGCTCAG TTGGACGGCGCCGTGGACGAGGTGTTCCTGAACGTCACTCCTCTCCACAAAGCGGAGCCGTACATCCAGCGCgaactgaagaagctgcagaCGTCG GACTCGTGTTGTGGTCTGAGGAGTTTTGACGACTGGGAGGATCAACTTCCTGACTCCTGCCTCTGCTCGCCTCCCACCGCCCCGCCCACCTCCCACCTGCCGCCCAG CCGTCAGTCTGGTAACACGAGCTCAGACGGAGCCTGTGTGATGGCGGACGGTGACCTTCGACCTCGGACCTCTCGGGTCACAGAGAAATGGGTTCACTCGAAG CCCTGCGGTCCCATCCTGAAGAGCTACCTGAGCTTCCCGATCAAACTCAGGATAGGAATCATTTCAGCCTTCGCCACCATCGCG atAACGGCCATCGCTCTGTGTCTGGCGTTGGGTCTGGAGGAATATTGGAAGACGCCTCCGGTAGAAACGACCGTCGACGACTTCAACAGAGTGAAGTACGAACCCAAACCCTCCCTCacctga
- the LOC119032531 gene encoding tetraspanin-8-like encodes MAVNKCIKYLLFFFNLLFWISGCIILGVSIYLKVSKDGNVITNESLPGIDLMIAIGVIIMVLGFLGCCGAIRENRCMLLLFFISLLIIFILLLAAGILGAVEEKKVKDWMKERLQKFTPLSSQPANVREDLEKLQTELKCCGLVNGPADWQPVPNSCRCNATDTDCNGNGVYSTPCSTRIISLMEQHMEVVIGIAFAIAILLIFGMVFAMILYCQIGKKGEGTTTNA; translated from the exons ATTAGTGGTTGCATCATCCTGGGTGTCTCCATCTACCTGAAAGTCAGCAAGGATGGAAATGTG ATCACCAATGAATCTCTTCCGGGCATCGACCTGATGATCGCCATCGGAGTGATCATCATGGTGCTCGGCTTCCTGGGCTGCTGTGGAGCCATCAGAGAGAAccgctgcatgctgctgctg TTCTTCATCAgcctcctcatcatcttcatcctcctgctgGCGGCAGGAATCCTgggagctgtggaggagaagaag GTGAAGGACTGGATGAAGGAACGTCTGCAGAAGTTCACCCCGCTGTCGTCTCAGCCAGCTAATGTGAGGGAAGACCTGGAGAAACTGCAGACggag CTGAAGTGTTGTGGTCTGGTGAACGGACCGGCAGACTGGCAGCCAGTTCCAAACTCCTGCCGCTGCAACGCAACGGACACAGACTGCAACGGTAACGGAGTTTACAGCACG CCCTGTTCCACCAGAATCATCAGTCTGATGGAGCAACACATGGAGGTTGTGATTGGAATCGCATTTGCAATCGCCATCCTGCTg atctTCGGCATGGTCTTCGCCATGATCCTCTACTGTCAGATCGGCAAGAAAGGCGAAGGCACCACAACCAACGCCTGA